The nucleotide window CCAATTTGCTTAGTTTAAGCGGAGAACTTAAAATCTGGTGCTGCGTTCCTTCCCCGCAGTCAAACAACCACAAAGCTCTGCGCTCATCCAACATGCGTAGCCCAATGGAAGTTACATTCCGTTGAAGCGTAGGTACACCAGCATTAGTTCCCAGGAAATATAGTTCCATTCTGGATCGCACCTCTTTCTGTTGCCAGCAAAAAACCTCCGACAATGCGGAGGGCTTTGCCTGACACTCTACTGATTTATGCCTTTTCTACGTTAAAATACTTGGCTTGCGGATGGCTGAATACCATCGCTGATACGGATGCTTCAGGTTCCATCATGAAACCTTCCGTCAATTCCACACCGATATCCTCAGGCTGTAGCAACTTGAACAACGGCCCTTGATCTTCCAAATCCGGACAAGCCGGATATCCAAAGGATACCCTGATCCCCTGATAGCGTGCACCGTGACGTTGCTTCATGGTCATCTGGGCAGAATCAGGGAATCCCCAGATATCTCTCATCATATGATGCACACGCTCAGCTAATCCCTCTGCTACTTCGAGTGCTACGGATTGCAGAGCATGCGAGCGAAGGTAATCCCCTTGATCTTTCCACGCTGTGGATAGTTCACGCACACCATGTCCGGCAGTAACAACCATGAAACCAACGTAATCCATCTGACCGGATTCAACAGGCTTCAGGAAGTCGGACAGGCATAGGAACGGCTCGACTTTTTGACGTGGGAACGTAAATGTATGCAAAATATTACTGGTATCCTTTGGATCATAAATAATGACGCTGTTACCACTGGACTGAGCCGGGAAGAAACGATATATGGCATGCGCCTGAATTATCCCGTCACGAACAGCTTCTTGCATAATATCATCCACGACTGCTTTTAGGTCGGTAGCCTTCTTGTCTCCTGAAGCAAGCAGTTGTTCTACTGAACCGCGCAACCCCAGATGATGTCCAAGCAACATCTGCATGTTAACGTATGGCAGGATATGTGATAACGGATAGTTGCGCATCGTATGCCGCTCCAGATCAGGCGGGACAAGTACCGGATGATCTACAGCGATATCCGAACGCTCCACTCGCGTAAGCTCAGGAAGAGCCTGAACAGCTACAGCACCTGAAGCATCAGCTTCTTTTTCAGCTTCCATCTCCAGTTGCATCACTTCACGTGTAACAGGATTCATCAATTTGTTCGCCAGATCCAGACCATCCATCGCATCTTTGGCATATACAACCATTCCGTTATATTCAGGACGGATACGATTTTTGGTGAATTTACGTGTCAACGCCGCTCCGCCAACCATAATAGGCACATCAATACCTGCTGTTCGCAAATCCTGAGCGGTAAGAATCATCTGTTGCGCTGATTTTACCAATAGACCCGAGAGGCCGATCGCATCGACTTTTTCTTCTCGGTATGCCTCAATGATACGTTCTGGTGGTACTTTTATACCCAAATTAATGATACGGTAACCGTTATTGGACAGGATTATCTCTACCAGGTTCTTACCGATGTCATGCACATCGCCCTTGACCGTGGCCAGAATGATTTTGCCTTTAACCGAAGTTTCGTTCTTCTCCATGAACTGCTCCAGATATGCTACAGAAGCCTTCATGACTTCCGCACTCTGCAACACCTCAGCTACAATCAACTCATTGTTGTTGAAAAGACGACCTACTTCCTCCATACCCCGCATCAGTGGACCGTTAATCACTTGAAGTGCTGTGTATTTGGCAAGTGCCTGTTCGAGATCCGGCAGCAATCCTTCTTTGCTTCCTTCCACAACATATGAAGCGAGACGCTCTTCTAATGAAAGGTTCGAGATTTTTTCCTTCTTCTCAACCTTCTTGTTACGGAACGCCGCTACGAACGCCGCCAGTGTTTCATCATTCGTGTTATATAAAAGCTCTTCCGAGAGTCTGCGTTCTTCTTCCGGAATGGACGCATAACGCTCCAGTTTCTCTGTGTTTACGATGGCATAGTCGAGACCAGCTTTGGTACATTCATACAAAAATACAGAGTTCAGCACTTCACGGCCTGCTTCAGGCAGTCCGAATGAAATGTTACTGATCCCGAGTATCGTATGACATTCTGGCATCGCTTCCTTGATCACTCTTATACCTTCAATGGTTTCTTTGGCTGAACCGATGTACTGTTCATCTCCCGTACCTACCGGGAACACCAACGTATCGAAAATAAGGTCTTCTGGTTTGAGTCCGTACTTGTTCACCAGCAGATCGTAAGAACGTTTGGCTACGTCCAGCTTGTCCTCCCGGCTAATCGCCTGACCCCGTTCATCAATCGTTCCGACGACAACTGCACCACCGTACTTATGAAGTAACGGCGTGATCAGCTCAAATTTCTCTTCGCCATCCTCAAGGTTAATGGAGTTAATTATCGCCTTACCTTGAGAGTACTGGAGGGCCAGATCGATTACGGAAGCATCTGTCGTATCGATCATAAGTGGTACTTTTACTTTTTTCACAACCAGTTCAAGGAACTTCACCATGTCTTCAGACTCTTCACGGTCCGGGTCTTGTACACACACATCGACAATGTGCGCTCCATTTTTCACTTGAGCACGGGCAATTTCCGAAGCTTCTTCATATTTGCCTTCTACAATAAGCCGCTTGAATTTTCGTGATCCCAGCACGTTCGTACGCTCACCAACCATGTATGGACGATTGTCCTGTTCGATATAGATTGGTTCTATACCAGACAATGCAGGTGGATGTGTTCCGTTCATTTCTCTTGGGGGGTACTGGGCAAGTGTGTCGCGCATAGCCCGAATATGTGCAGGGGTTGTTCCGCAACATCCACCAGCAATATTCAACCAGCCCTGTTCGGCAAAAGCACCAATCTTCTGAGCCAGAGAGTCTGGTGACTCATGGTAATTACCGTTCTCATCCGGTAGACCCGCGTTCGGGTAACAACTAACGGCAACCGATGCCATTCCAGAAAGCGAGCGAATGTGATCACGCATGAACTCCGGACCTGTAGCACAGTTTAGTCCTACCGAAATTGGGTTAAGGTGTTCTAAGGATATATAAAAGGATTCGATGTTCTGACCCGCAAGGGTTGTTCCCATCGGTTCTATCGTTCCTGATATCATCAGGGGCAGTGTAACACCGCTCTGTTCAAAGGCCTGCTGGATTCCGATACTGCCTGCTTTTACATTGAGGGTATCCTGAGAGGTTTCGAGCAGTAGCGCATCAACGCCTCCCTCTATTAAAGCAAGCGCTTGCTCCAAATAACTGTCGATAAGTTCCTGGAACGTTACACCACCAGTAACAGAAAGAGTTTTGGTTGTTGGTCCCATTGCACCTACCACATAACGTGGAGATTCCGGTGTAGAGAAACGATCAACCGCAGCTTTCGCAATTCTGGCTGCTTCCAAGTTGATCTCGCGTGCCCGATCCTGAATATCGTATTCAGCAAGCACGACAGATGTCGCACCAAATGTGTTGGTTTCAATTAAATCGGCGCCGGCCTCCAGATATTCTTCATGAATGCGCTGGATTATCTCTGGACGAGTAAGTACTAACATTTCATTACATCCATCCAGATCTTCGCCGCCAAAATCTTCACCAGTCAGATCAACTTGTTGAATCATGGTCCCCATTGCACCGTCGAGGATTAATATTCGTTGTTTTAATGCATCGTGTAGACTAATCTTATCCAATATCTTCACCCCCGCAAAACGTTAAATCTTAGTTTAACAGAAACTAACTTAATGTGAAAGATCGGGTTTGCTCCCGAAAGATGGCGGGTTTGCTCGAATATGAACGGAATTTGAGAATCGACAAAAACAGAGCAATCCGATATAATTCAATTAAACCAAGTGGAAAAGAGGGAAAGAACATGGCTGAAATTGTAATCCGAAATACGAACGAACGCATCACTGGTGACGAAAACGTTCGAAATTTCTTGAACAAATACGAAGTATTATATGAGAAGTGGGACGCATCCAAACTGAACACGGATCTGCAAAATAACTTTGGATTGACTGATGATCAGAAAACCGAGGTTTTGGAAACTTACGATTATGAAATTAGAGATTTGGCTGCACGTCGTGGATACCAGATCTGGGATGTCATCACGCTGTCCGAACAAACACCAGATATCGAAGAAAAGCTGGCCAAGTTCGAAGAGATCCACACCCACGCTGAAGATGAAATCCGCGCCATTGTCGCTGGTAAAGGAATCTTTGTTATCAAATCTACAGATGATGTGGGCTACTTTAATGTAGAACTGTCTCCTGGGGACGTCATCTCTGTACCTGAGAATACACCGCACTTCTTTACTTTAATGGAAAACAAACAAATTATTGCTGTACGTCTGTTCATCGAAAAAGATGGCTGGATTGCAGATCCATACCCTGATCCTACATTTATCAAACAAGCCTAACACTCTCGTGTGACGACTTGCTTAACCAAAACCCCTGTTCAATTGAACAGGGGTTTTCGCATATGCATATGGAGAGTATCATACAACATCGGTGCATTATATAAAATAATGCGGGTATTTCGCTTTTATCGATTCCTGTTCAATAACAACCAGTCTGAGATGAGCTTCCATCACCTGAACCGCTTGCTCCGTCTTACGCTCTGTGATAAGTCGATAAATCTCTTTGTGTTGTGAGATAATGACCTCCAGGTTGGAGTCTTCCGCTAGACGTAATAAACGCAACCGATTAAACGGGATGTTCAACTGTTGCAACATTTTCCACGTTCGCAGCTTACCTGTGCCCTGAAACAAAATCTGGTGAAACTCTTCATCCAGTTCAAACAGTCGATAGAAATTGTTTTTCCCTATACATACTTCCTGCATTGCAATGTTGGTTTCGAGTCTGAATCTGAACTCTTCAGGAAAAGAAGCGCAAGCCAATGTCACGATTTCCTTCTCCATCTTTTCCCGCATGAACCTGCCTTCTTCCACATGCTCCAGATTGATATGAGAGACTATTGTTCCACTCTGTGGAATAATGTCCAACAGTTCTTCTTCAGCAAGTTTCATGAATGCTTCTCGCACGGGTGTTCTGCTCACCTGCAGTTCATCTGCAATCTCTTTCTCTGAAATCTTGGTACCAGGCTTAAGTTCCAGATGAAGAATTCGTTCTTTTAACAGATTATATGAATATGCTCTGGTCGAGCCTCTTATTTTTTGATTAAGTGACATGCCTAGACCTCTTTCTCTCAGCCGTATTCATTTATCTTAGCACAAATTACCGTTCCACTTAAATATCGGAGTGAAACGGTAATTCGAACAGCGTTAGCTTTGTTATTGCTTATTTTCTTTGTAGGCTTTGTACGTGTCATTTGCCAGCTTCAGATAATTGGATAGACCTTGACTGTCCAGCTCTTTGGCAAACGTATCGAATTCAGACAAGTCCCGCTCACCCAATATAAATTTAAGTGTATTTTGGTCAGAGTAGTCTTTCAGTGGTGTACTCAGAAGTGTTACCCGTTCACGATCCTCGGAAGAGTATGGGATAGGCGGTTCTGCCGGGATAACTTCCTTGGTATCCTTCATGTCTTGCTGGAATTTCAACTCTTCTTCACTAAACATCGATTGCAACAGATCTGTAGTACCGCCGTAGGCAAACACGCCACCAGAGAAGCCAAAGTCAATTCTCAGATCCTTCGTACCTTTCGGATTCAAGCCATTGTAGTTTACGTCTTCTACCAATTTACGTGTTCCACCCTCTTTGGTAAATGTTTCGCCTTCTACACCCCACTTGGCAAACTCTTGACCTTCATCACTGTAATATAACCAATCAACAAATTGCATAATGGCTTTGAAATTTTCGCTTTTTTGAATTTTCCCGGATATCATGACCCCGTTTTCAAGTCTGGACCCGGACATCAGCTGGCCTTTTGGCCCACCAGGTACTGTAATCTTCGCAACAGAGAATTCACCCTCTCCGAGCGTTTTGTTCATATCATTTCTGTGCAATACAACGGTCTGGGAATTACCGTTAATCATGAAAGATTTGCCGGATACAAATTTCTGTACAGCCTGATCATCATCCTGCGTGAAGCTCTCCTTATCGAGCAACCCTTCGGATACCAACTTGTTAAAGTACGTTAGCATTTCCTTATACTCTGGTGTAGTAGCCGTGTAAACGAATTGATCCTGATCTTCCTTATACGTCAATCCGTTACCAAATCCCCATCCACCCTTAGTTCCAAAGCCGGTAGCAGCGATGTTCAACGTACTATTGAATTGGAAACGGTCCGAAAAAGGAACGGAATCCGGATAGATTTCTTTCAATTTCTTCGCTGCATCATACAATTCGTCCCATGTGGTTGGGATGGCAATGTTATTTTCTTCAAAAACATCTGTTCTTACGAGCAATGTGTAATCTGGCCATACTTCTTCATGCAGACCCGGAAGTACATAGTACTTTCCATCTTCCTGTCGAAGTCCTTCAAGTTCATCTTCCAATCCCCATTTTTCCACTTTATCCTTGAAGTTAGGCATCAAATCAATGTAATCGCTAATCGGTAAGATCGCACCGGAAGATACAAATGCAGACTCTTCACCAGGATACGTTTTAGGAATAACCAGTGGTGCATCGCCTGAACTAATTAACAAAGATCTCTTTTGAGAGTAATCGCTCATCGGTACAATCGTTGGCTCAAGTGTTACACCCGTCAGTTCGGTGATTTTATCAAAAAGTAACCAGTCTTTTTTATATGGATAACTAGGTTGATCACTATAGAGTATGGAGAGATTAAATGGCTCTGTCGCTTTAAATGTATCTCCCACATTGTACGTCTCCATCGCTGCATTGGTCTGAACTTCTGTGACGTCACCTCCAGTTCCAGTGCCGCTGCTACATGCTGCCAGAACGACGGTCATCATTGTTGCCAAAACCATTTTACCGACAAACTTACGTGGCTTTTGATTCATTTAGGTTATCCCCCTGAATTTGGTTTAGGTTGACCTTGCCTTTAAACTGTTAAACAACCTCTAAAAGTTAATCACGTGAATTTTTCTAGCTTCTACGTATTACTGCTTAACAGATCCCAACATGATACCGGTTACAAAGTATCTCTGCACAAATGGATAGATGGTGAGTATCGGCAAGATGGTTAATACCATCGTTACTGACTTAATATTGGCAGCAATCTGTGTCAGGTTATCAGCTGAGGTTGCACCGGCAGATGCTCCACTCGTTGCTCCTGCAATCATATTGCGCAAATAAATGGTGACCGGAAACAGTTCTTTTTTGTCCAAATACAGAAAGGCTGGAAACCAGGAATTCCAATGGCCCACTGCGTAGAACAGCACCATGGTTGCCATAACTGCTTTACTAAGTGGCAATATAATGCGTAATAAGATCCCGTAGGTATTCAATCCATCAATGGAGGCAGCTTCCTCCAGTTCTTCAGGCATATTTTCAAAAAATGACTTCATGATCAGCATGTTGTATATGCTTATTGCGCCAGGAACCACAAGTGCCCACATGGTGTTATTGAATCCAAGGGAATTAATCAAGACATAGTTTGGAATCAATCCACCGCTGAAGAACATCGTGAACACGGCGAACATCGTCAGAAACTTTCGGCCCATTAACCTCTTTTTGGATATGGCATAGGCGAAAATAGTCGTCATGAACATGGAGATTAACGTACCTACCACGGTGTAAATAATCGTATTTTTATAATTAGTCCAGAACATGCTATCACGTGAGATGGTCTTGTATGTCTCCACATTAAATCCTCTTGGGAACAAACTTACCTTGCCCGAATTGATATAGGACTCACTACTGAAAGATTGTGCTACGACATTCAAGAATGGATAGAGCGTTATAAATACCACAAACAGCAGAAATATGACATTGAATACTTTAAATACCTTGTAAGATCTGGATTCCTGCATGGTGCTCCTCCTTTACCATAAGCTTCTTTGTGTCAGTCTGCGTGAAATGGCATTTACGGAGAACACCAGAATCAGACCGATTAGCGATTCGAACAAGCCAATTGCGGTAGCATAACTGAAGTTACTGGATTCCAGTCCGACCCGATACAGGTAAGTGGAGATCACATCAGATGTCTCGTAGATAAGTGGATTGTACAAGAGTAAGATTTTTTCAAATCCAACAGCCAGGAAATTACCCATGTTCAATATTAACAACGTAACAATCGTTGGCAAGATACCTGGAATCGTTACGTGAATCGTCTGCTTCCAGCGGTTGGCACCATCAATACGAGCTGCTTCATACAAAGATTCATCAATGGTTGTCAGTGCAGCCAGATACAGAATCGCTCCCCAACCCATACCCTGCCATACTTCTGACGTGATGTAGATTGTTCTGAACCACTCAGCCCGCTGCATAAAAGGAATACTGTCTCCGGTGAAGAAAGCCACCAGTCCATTAATGGAGCCATTCACTGCTGTCAGCTGCAGGATCATGCCCGCAACGATAACGATGGACAGAAAATGAGGCAGATAAGACGCGGTTTGTACAAACTTCTTGAAACGTTTACTCTTCACTTCGTTAAGCATTAAAGCAAAAATGATAGGAACCGGGAATGTAAAGAGCAACGCGAGGCCGCCCAACATCAGCGTATTACCGAATACTCTCCAGAAGGTAGGGTCTTCAATGAACATTTTGAAGTACCTTAATCCAACCCATGTTTCTCCAAATATACTGCCCCCTGGAACAAAACGTCTGAACGCAATCACATTACCAATCATCGGTCCATATTTGAAAATAATGAGGTAGATGATAGGAAGGATTAATAGTGAATACAGTTGCCAGTCTTTGCGGAACAAGGTTGCTGCCATTCGTAATCTGCTCTCTTTACGTAAAGATGTCATGGTTAGTGTTGTTTTAGCGGTTTCCGACTCCATGTGTTTTCACTCCGATCCAGGACTTGATAGGTAAAGACAAATTCATGTACAACTCCCATCGCTTCTTCTTTTGTAGAAGACAACCAATCCTTCAACTTCACCCCCACTACGAAATAGATAATAGCTAAATGTAAGCGATATCATTTTGGTGTGTTATGTAGAATCACACAATCCAAGGTGCTTCACATCATGCATTAGCACTTAATAGGTGGTGTGATCTCCAAATCAAGAGAAGTTGTTAAAAAGAATATAAAGCGCTTACAATACGTCAAAAATTATAAGCAACAACTCCTGCTTCCATTCAAATGAAGTAAGTCAAAAGAAATTGCTTTTGGACAATCTAAATACTAGTCATACTAGTATGTTAGTTATATTCTAATCCAGCTTCCCCCTAATTTCAATAACTTTTAGCAAATAAAATTGATATCTCATTTAACAAGGGAATTAGTCAATATACTCAAATAAAAAAACATTGGTAACTCCAAGAACGACATCATCGTTCATTGAAGCTTCCAATGTTTCAGGGTACTGAGGAAAGATGTTATAGCTGATCTGCTCAGAACTTAGCAATAAGCTGATCTAATTCCGATAAATGCGTTATTTCATGGTCAGGGGCATACGTTTCATTGTTGGTCTTATGCTCACGGTTAATCCATACGGATTGGATGCCAGATGATAAAGCACCACGAATATCAGTCGTTAACTTGTCCCCAACCATCATGCTCTCTTCGGGTTTAACACCCAGTTTACTCAAAGCATGTTCAAATATCGACGGATCTGGTTTTCCTTTTCCGAAGTTACCCGAGATAATAATCTCATCAAAGAAAGGAGTCAATTCAGGTACACCATCCAACTTCTCTTGTTGCAAAGCAGGACAACCATTCGTTAACAGCAACAGTTTGTACTTTCCTTGTAACTGACGCAAGGTATCCATCGTTTCTTCGTATACATGAGGTCTGGATCTCCGTTCTACTCCAAATTGCGAGGCAAGCTGTTCAGCAAGATCTTCCCGATCTATACCCAACTTCAACAAGCCACGACGCCAGGATTCTTTACGGTAAACAGGAGCAAGTTGTTCCAATTGACGGAACTCAGGTTGATCCCCACCGGTAAAGTTAGCCCATAGGCCTTCAAACGGATTGATTCCAATCATTTTGGTAAAAGGAAAGGTCTCATATGATTCATACAGTCCACGTGCCTCGTTACGAACGGCTTCTTCAAGTTCTTCCGGTTTAACCCCAGTCTCTTGCGCTGCGATTAGACAAGTCTCATGAAAAGCTTCTCGAACACTACGCTCATCCCATAATAAAGTATCATCTAGGTCGAACAAAATCGCTTTTAACGCCATTCCGATCATCTACCCCTTTATACAATAATTACTTTTCGACGGTTTCCACAGTGATCTGGTGTGCTTTTGCAAACTTCAACAAACGTTCTGCAATCGCATCTGTATCGTAGCGGTTCAATAACTTGGTAAATACCCATCTTTTACCGCGACTGTTATGTTCGATAACGATTGTGCCTGGTTCAATTCTAAACTTGACGATATCGTCAACCCCGATTGAACGTTCACGATTACCCTTCGTCGTTATAATCCGATTACTGCTAATCTTGATATACGGACGACGAAGCATGAAGATGACTGCCAAAAATACGTAAAGCAGCATAGTCACCCAGTCCCAAGTTGTCATTGGAGCTTGTACAAGGAATGTGCTCATAAACAGATACAAAAAGGCGAGACCGATCAAAAATATGGGGAACAACAGGCTGCGTCCTTTAAATACTTCTTCACCTGGTGTACCTGTGATTGGTTGACCACTTTTTTTGCGTTGCTGATTTAACTGCTTGGAATTTTTCTTAACCGTTCTCTCGAACGAACGCGACATGAGAATCCCCCTTATGTGTCTTTGTATCGGCTTACATAACTGTAAACCAACATTTCCCCCTATAAATTGCACTCTCAAATAACAGGAAGAAACCTAAATATCATAAATGATATCATTAGGTTTCGTTAGTGTTTGAGTTTGCCTTGGTGGCCTTTGTCATTCTCATCATCAACAATCTCAATGGTATCCAGTTGCTGTCTGAAATTGCTGCGAATATTACTCAAATAAATCTCTCTAAGCTCGGCACGTTCAGCAAGTTCTTCCTCCGACAAACCAGTGGACTTTTGCTTACGAGCCAATTCGTTAATACGTGCTACCAGACTATCTATATCCAAGCTTGTCCCCTCCAAAAATACAAAGTCATATTAACTTTGCCATGATAAAGGCTGCTTGTCAAGCTGACACGTGCTAACACTCATTGATGTGCATTTTATTCTGCAAATTGCGGTAGAGTTAATACTTGTCCCACTTGGATCGAAGTCGTATGAAGTTGATTCACTTTCTTAATTGCTTCTATATAAATACGTGTATCCATATTCGTCGGTTTATGTTCCAAAGAAATACTCCATAATGTTTCCCCTTGTGACACGGCTATCTTCCCTCCAGGAAGGACATCATTCTCATTGCCAGCAAATACAGTTAAAACGGTGCTACATCCAATAAATATAATTAAAGAGGTAATCGCCACCTTTAGCATCCATGAAGAAATTTTGAAACGTGCTAAAACCTTCTTGTAGTTCCCTATGTTAGACTTCACCAGCTCCGAATTCATCGGTTCGTAAATGCTTTGATAAGTAGAATATCTCATTAAATACCCGCCTCCAAACGTTTGTTCCTATCTGTTGGAATCAATATAACACGAACACTTGTTTTGTTCAATAGGTTTTTAGAACAATTGTTCGCTTTTTTTGAAGGAGAAATATCTGGATTGAAGTCCTTTTGCAAAGCATTTGCAGTATTATGCTCCGACTTTTGGACAAATTCTGTTCAAAAAGTTAAAAAACACTGATTTAATGCCATTTTATTTAGAACTTATGTTTGTACGAACGGAGGTTCTATGTTATAATTTTCCCAAACGTTACTAAAATGGGGTTGATACGGTATGTCGAAGATATCCAGCAGGCAGCAGGCTATTCTGGAGTTTATACGAAATGAAGTCCGGTTGAAGGGGTATCCTCCTTCCGTACGGGAAATTGGTGAAGCGGTTGGACTGGCTTCCAGCTCAACAGTACATGGACATTTGGATCGTTTGGAGAAAAAAGGTTTGATCCGACGCGACCCTACCAAGCCAAGAGCTATTGAGCTTTTGAGCCAGGAAGAATCTGAGCACTCTCATCAATTTGCTCATAGCGTTGCACGTATTCCTATCGTTGGTAAGGTTACAGCGGGTGTTCCAATCACTGCCACCGAGAACATTGAAGACTACTTCCCTCTTCCTACGCATTATGTAGGCGAACAGAAAGTGTTTATGCTTTCGGTAGTCGGAGATAGTATGGTGGAAGCTGGAATCGTTAACGGAGATTATGTTATTGTCCGTCAACAGCAGACTGCTGATAACGGTGATATCGTCGTTGCAATGACTGAAGACGATGAAGCTACAGTGAAAACGTTCTATAAAGAGAAAGATCATATTCGCCTTCAACCGGAGAATGCGACCTTCGAACCTTTACGTTTGAAACACGTTAGTATTCTGGGTAAAGTCATTGGCCTTTTCCGAGATATTCATTAATATTTAACATGAGTAACAAAACTAGATGTAATGTAATGTAATGAAATACGAAAAGAGGTTGTCCTGTTGAACAGGACAACCTCTTTTTTCATGTTTATGTTGTTTTATCGGCTAATTATTTACTGCGTTTCAGAACACTCTTATGATGCGAGAACACATCAAAGCTCTGTTGTCCGTGATATGAGCCCATACCGCTCTCTCCTACACCACCAAACGGGAGATAGTGTGAAGTCATATGAGAAAGGGTGTCATTAATACATCCCCCACCGAAGGACACTTGATTCAGAACCTGCTCCTGCAGTTGCTCATCTTGTGTGAAGAGATATAACGCCAATGGTTTTGGCCGGCGAACAATCTCCTCTAGCATTGGGTTCAGGTCACTGTACGTAAATACAGGAAGAATCGGACCGAAGATCTCTTCTTGCATGACAGGTGATTCCCAGTTCACATCTCCAAGTACAGTCGGCTCAATAAGCAACTGCTCACGTACAGAACGTCCACCTATGAGCGTTTTACCATCTGTGAGGAATTTCGACAACCGATCAAAGTTACGTGCGTTGACAATATGCGGGAAATCAGCATTCTGTAACACATCATCTCCAAATTTATCTTTGATCTCTGTGCTAATCAGATCGATCAATTCGTCATGAACTTGTTCATGTACAAGCAAATAATCCGGAGCAACGCAAGTTTGCCCTGCATTCAGGAATTTACCACGTACAATACGCTGGGCCACCAGCTTCAGATCTGCATCATTATGGACAATAGCAGGACTCTTACCTCCCAACTCAAGAGTTACAGGAGTCAAGTGCTCTGCAGCTGCCTTCATAACAATGCGACCAACACCCGTACTGCCTGTGAAGAAAATATAATCGGACTTCTCTTTCAACAATGCTGTGCTGGCCTCAACCTCCCCTTCCATAACGGCAATATACTCTTGAGGGAAGATCTCCTGAATCAGATCATACGTCAGACGAGATACGGCTGGTGTTAATTCAGAAGGCTTGATAACTGCACAGTTACCGGCTGCAATTGCTCCAATCAGTGGACCGAAGGCCAGTTGGAAAGGATAGTTCCAAGGTGCAATAATAAGGGCGACTCCGTAAGGTTCAGGATAAATAGTGCTCACCCCATCCGGCATAGCCGAATTGGTTGGAACTTGTCTTGGGGCAGCCCATTCCTGCAGGTGCTCTAATGCGAAATCCAGTTCTCCCAGCACAATGCGAATCTCGGAACCGTAAGCTTCCGCCTCAGATTTGTTCAGATCAGCCCGAAGTGCATCTTGAATCCGTTGCTGATACTTTTCGATTCCTTTTCTAAGCTGTTGAAGAGCATTAATCCGATACTCGATATTTTTAGTTTGACCTGTATAAAAAAATGTACGTTGTTCTGTAACCAGTTGTTTTGCTTGATCCATATTAACATCTCCAATTAATTATTTAAAATTA belongs to Paenibacillus sp. FSL H8-0079 and includes:
- a CDS encoding extracellular solute-binding protein gives rise to the protein MNQKPRKFVGKMVLATMMTVVLAACSSGTGTGGDVTEVQTNAAMETYNVGDTFKATEPFNLSILYSDQPSYPYKKDWLLFDKITELTGVTLEPTIVPMSDYSQKRSLLISSGDAPLVIPKTYPGEESAFVSSGAILPISDYIDLMPNFKDKVEKWGLEDELEGLRQEDGKYYVLPGLHEEVWPDYTLLVRTDVFEENNIAIPTTWDELYDAAKKLKEIYPDSVPFSDRFQFNSTLNIAATGFGTKGGWGFGNGLTYKEDQDQFVYTATTPEYKEMLTYFNKLVSEGLLDKESFTQDDDQAVQKFVSGKSFMINGNSQTVVLHRNDMNKTLGEGEFSVAKITVPGGPKGQLMSGSRLENGVMISGKIQKSENFKAIMQFVDWLYYSDEGQEFAKWGVEGETFTKEGGTRKLVEDVNYNGLNPKGTKDLRIDFGFSGGVFAYGGTTDLLQSMFSEEELKFQQDMKDTKEVIPAEPPIPYSSEDRERVTLLSTPLKDYSDQNTLKFILGERDLSEFDTFAKELDSQGLSNYLKLANDTYKAYKENKQ
- a CDS encoding DUF896 domain-containing protein is translated as MDIDSLVARINELARKQKSTGLSEEELAERAELREIYLSNIRSNFRQQLDTIEIVDDENDKGHQGKLKH
- a CDS encoding ABC transporter permease subunit yields the protein MESETAKTTLTMTSLRKESRLRMAATLFRKDWQLYSLLILPIIYLIIFKYGPMIGNVIAFRRFVPGGSIFGETWVGLRYFKMFIEDPTFWRVFGNTLMLGGLALLFTFPVPIIFALMLNEVKSKRFKKFVQTASYLPHFLSIVIVAGMILQLTAVNGSINGLVAFFTGDSIPFMQRAEWFRTIYITSEVWQGMGWGAILYLAALTTIDESLYEAARIDGANRWKQTIHVTIPGILPTIVTLLILNMGNFLAVGFEKILLLYNPLIYETSDVISTYLYRVGLESSNFSYATAIGLFESLIGLILVFSVNAISRRLTQRSLW
- a CDS encoding carbohydrate ABC transporter permease — translated: MQESRSYKVFKVFNVIFLLFVVFITLYPFLNVVAQSFSSESYINSGKVSLFPRGFNVETYKTISRDSMFWTNYKNTIIYTVVGTLISMFMTTIFAYAISKKRLMGRKFLTMFAVFTMFFSGGLIPNYVLINSLGFNNTMWALVVPGAISIYNMLIMKSFFENMPEELEEAASIDGLNTYGILLRIILPLSKAVMATMVLFYAVGHWNSWFPAFLYLDKKELFPVTIYLRNMIAGATSGASAGATSADNLTQIAANIKSVTMVLTILPILTIYPFVQRYFVTGIMLGSVKQ
- a CDS encoding LysM peptidoglycan-binding domain-containing protein — protein: MRYSTYQSIYEPMNSELVKSNIGNYKKVLARFKISSWMLKVAITSLIIFIGCSTVLTVFAGNENDVLPGGKIAVSQGETLWSISLEHKPTNMDTRIYIEAIKKVNQLHTTSIQVGQVLTLPQFAE
- the lexA gene encoding transcriptional repressor LexA, translating into MSKISSRQQAILEFIRNEVRLKGYPPSVREIGEAVGLASSSTVHGHLDRLEKKGLIRRDPTKPRAIELLSQEESEHSHQFAHSVARIPIVGKVTAGVPITATENIEDYFPLPTHYVGEQKVFMLSVVGDSMVEAGIVNGDYVIVRQQQTADNGDIVVAMTEDDEATVKTFYKEKDHIRLQPENATFEPLRLKHVSILGKVIGLFRDIH
- a CDS encoding HAD family hydrolase, which gives rise to MALKAILFDLDDTLLWDERSVREAFHETCLIAAQETGVKPEELEEAVRNEARGLYESYETFPFTKMIGINPFEGLWANFTGGDQPEFRQLEQLAPVYRKESWRRGLLKLGIDREDLAEQLASQFGVERRSRPHVYEETMDTLRQLQGKYKLLLLTNGCPALQQEKLDGVPELTPFFDEIIISGNFGKGKPDPSIFEHALSKLGVKPEESMMVGDKLTTDIRGALSSGIQSVWINREHKTNNETYAPDHEITHLSELDQLIAKF